The DNA segment ATGATAGGCCGTGTCCGGGCCCCGGGCAACCTTACCTGCCCCGGGTACAATGTATTCAAGATAAACGCATGCCGGTCGATATGTTCGCGGTACGCAGGGAGCGTCCGTTCACCGCGAGCCGCACCGGCGGCGCGCCAGTACCCGGGGAAAGCGCCATGAACATCCTTGTCGTGGAAGATGACTTCATCAGCCGTCGGTTGCTCTGCCGCTACCTGGAAAAAATCGGCAACTGCGATGTCGCCATCAACGGCGCTGAGGCCGTGGCGGCGGTCCATGACGCCCTGCATGCCCAGGCGCACTATGACCTCATCTGCCTGGACATCATGATGCCCGGCATGAGCGGGCAGGAGGCGCTCGAGGCCATCCGCAAGCTCGAGATCGAGCATGACATCCACGTCGGCCAGGGCGCCCGCGTGATCATGACCACGGCGCTGGAGGACCACAAGGCCGTGCGGCAGGCCTTCAAGGCGTCGGCTGACGGCTACCTGGTCAAGCCGATCGAGAAGCTGAAGCTCTTCAAGCTGCTGAACGAACTGGGCCTGCAGACGACGATCGCCGGCTGACGACATGGCGACACTGACCGCACCGCGCACCGACACGCCCGCAGACCGCATCAGCGATCGCGAGTTCAACGCGATCCGCGACCTGGTCTACGCACGCTTCGGCATCACCCTTGGCGACCACAAGAAGAGCCTGGTGGTCGGGCGCCTGCAGAAGGTGCTTGCCCAGCGCGGATTCCGCACGTTCCAGCAGTACTACGACTGGCTGAAGAACGATGCTTCGGGCCAGGGCCTCGAGGAACTGGCCAATCGCATCACGACCAACCACACGTTCTTCAACCGCGAGCCGGCCCACTTCGAGTTCTTCGCCGACACGCTGCTGCCGCAACTGGTCGAGCGGCGCCGCGCGGAAAACCGCCGCGAACTGCGCTTCTGGTGCGCGGGCTGCTCGTCGGGCGAGGAACCCTATACGCTGATGATGCTGATGCGCGAGCACCTGGGTGCCGACGCGCCCAACTGGAAGTCGATCCTGTTGGCGACCGACCTGTCGGAAACCGTGCTCCGCAAGGCCATCAACGGCGTCTACGACGCTGAGCGCGTCAGCCAGATGCCGCTGCAGCTGCGCCGCCGCTGGTTCGTCGCGCATAAGGACGGCAACGTCCGCGTGCACGACGACATCCGTCGCGCGGTCATTTTCAAGCGGCACAACCTGATGTCGGCCACGTTCCCGTTCCATCACCAGTTCGATGCCGTCTTCTGCCGCAACGTCATGATCTACTTCGATCACCAGACGCGGCTCGAGCTGGTCACCAAGTTCCACCACCACACGGCGCCGGGCGGCTACCTGTTCATCGGCCACTCGGAAACACTCGGACGTGACGAGACTCCCTACGAGTACGTCATGCCGGCACTCTACCGCAAACGGCCCCAGGGCTGAGGAGACGTCATGGCCAGGATCCTGATCGCCGAGGACGATCCCATGGTGCGCCGCACCATCACCAAGGGCCTGGCGCCGCTCCAGCACGATCTGCTGTTCGTGAGCGACGGCATCCACGCCATGGACGTCCTGCGCTGCAACCCCTGCTTCGACCTGCTGATCACCGACATCTCGATGCCGCTGCTCGACGGCCGCCAGCTGGTGAGCACCATCGCGCACGACAAGGCGCTGTGCGACCTGCCCGTGCTGATCATGTCGGGCGTGGTGGGCGTGAACGAGATCTCCGACCTGCTGGACCTCGGCGCCTCGGCGTTCCTGGCCAAGCCCCTGAACATGAAGGCCCTGCGCGAGGACGTGACGAACTGCCTGGAGCTGCGGTCGGCCGGCGTCCGCTGAACGGATCGAGAGCGGCCCCTTGCCGACGCGGAAGCGGTTGGCAAGGGGCCGTTTCCGTCCTATCGTGCGCAGATGGCCGCGGGCGGACGCCCGCCGCCGCACCCCGAGAGGAAAATCGCGACATGTGGACCCAACGCCCCGTGCTGTTCGCCGGCCCCGATGCCCCGGGCGGCTCGCCCCTCGAGCGTGACCGCATCGAGGCCCGCTACAAATGGCGGCCCGAACTCATCTACGCCGACTGGGCGGCCTGGGAGCGCGACTTCGTCCAACTGGAGGGCACCCTGCCCGGCCTGGCCGCGCGCCAGGGCTCCCTGTCCGAATCGGGCGCGGCCCTGCTGGCCGCGATCGAGGCCACCCAGGAAGCCCGCCGCCGCCTCGAGCGCCTTCTCATCTTCGCCAACCTGCGGAGCGACGAGGACACGCGCGTGGGCGAGAACACGGCGCGCAAGGGCCGCGCGGCCAGCCTCTCGGTGCGCTATGCCGAGGCCGTCAGCTGGTTCGAGTCCGAGGTTCTGGAGATCGAGCCCGAACGGCTGGCTGCGCTGGTCGCTTCCGAGGCCGGTCTGGGCCTGTATGCGCACTTCTTTGAGAACATCCACCGCGGCCGCGCCCACACGCTGCCTGCCGACCAGGAGGCGCTGCTGGCCGGCGCCGGCCTCATGTCGCGCGGCGCCGGCCAGGTCTTCAACGCCTTCGACAATGCCGACCTGCGGCTGGGCGAGGTGACCGACGAGGAGGGCCACCGCGTCACCCTGACCAAGGCGCGCCACCAGAAGTTCATGAAGTCGCCCGATCGGCGCCTGCGGCAGGAATCGTACGAGATGTTCCTCGATGCCTACGGCGCCATGCAGAACACGCTGGCGGCAAACCTGGACGCCAACGTGAAGAACCACGTCTTCTTCGCGCAGGCCCGCCGCCATGAAGGCACGCTCGAGGCCGCCCTGCATCCCGACGGCGTGCCGCCGTCGGTCTTCCACGCGCTGGTCGAGTCGGTCGGCGCCCACACCGCCGTCATGCACCGCTACACGGCGCTGAAGAAGCGCGTCCTGAAGCTGGACCCGCTGCGCGAGCACGACCTTTCGGCCCCGCTGTTCGCCGACGGCGAATTCAGCTTCGAGTACGACAACGCCTGCACGATGCTGCTCGACGCCTTCGCGCCGCTGGGCCCCGACTACGTGGCGACGGTGCGCGGCGGCATCGAGGGCGGCTGGATCGATGTCCACGAGAACGCCGGCAAGCGCAGCGGCGGCTATTCGAGCGGCTCGTACGACACGGCGCCCTACATCCTGCTGAACTGGAGCGGGCAGCTGGGCGACACCTTCACCCTGGCCCACGAACTGGGCCACTCGCTGCACACCTGGCTCGCGGCGCGCCACCAGCCGTACGTGTACGGCGACTATCCCATCTTCACGGCCGAGGTGGCCTCCACCTTCAACGAGCTGCTGACGATGGACCACCTCCTGCGCACGACCACCGACCCGCGCCGGCGCCTCTACCTGCTGGACTACCACCTGTCGCAGATCAACAACACGGTCTTCCGGCAGACGATGTTCGCCGAGTTCGAGCTGCGCATCCACCAGCTGGGCGAACAGGGCGAAACCCTGACGGCCCAGTCGCTGAACGCCCTCTACCTGGAGCTCCTGGTCAAGTACTGGGGCCCCGAAGTGGCGTTCGACGCGGCCCGCAGC comes from the bacterium genome and includes:
- a CDS encoding response regulator produces the protein MNILVVEDDFISRRLLCRYLEKIGNCDVAINGAEAVAAVHDALHAQAHYDLICLDIMMPGMSGQEALEAIRKLEIEHDIHVGQGARVIMTTALEDHKAVRQAFKASADGYLVKPIEKLKLFKLLNELGLQTTIAG
- a CDS encoding protein-glutamate O-methyltransferase CheR gives rise to the protein MATLTAPRTDTPADRISDREFNAIRDLVYARFGITLGDHKKSLVVGRLQKVLAQRGFRTFQQYYDWLKNDASGQGLEELANRITTNHTFFNREPAHFEFFADTLLPQLVERRRAENRRELRFWCAGCSSGEEPYTLMMLMREHLGADAPNWKSILLATDLSETVLRKAINGVYDAERVSQMPLQLRRRWFVAHKDGNVRVHDDIRRAVIFKRHNLMSATFPFHHQFDAVFCRNVMIYFDHQTRLELVTKFHHHTAPGGYLFIGHSETLGRDETPYEYVMPALYRKRPQG
- a CDS encoding response regulator yields the protein MARILIAEDDPMVRRTITKGLAPLQHDLLFVSDGIHAMDVLRCNPCFDLLITDISMPLLDGRQLVSTIAHDKALCDLPVLIMSGVVGVNEISDLLDLGASAFLAKPLNMKALREDVTNCLELRSAGVR
- the pepF gene encoding oligoendopeptidase F → MWTQRPVLFAGPDAPGGSPLERDRIEARYKWRPELIYADWAAWERDFVQLEGTLPGLAARQGSLSESGAALLAAIEATQEARRRLERLLIFANLRSDEDTRVGENTARKGRAASLSVRYAEAVSWFESEVLEIEPERLAALVASEAGLGLYAHFFENIHRGRAHTLPADQEALLAGAGLMSRGAGQVFNAFDNADLRLGEVTDEEGHRVTLTKARHQKFMKSPDRRLRQESYEMFLDAYGAMQNTLAANLDANVKNHVFFAQARRHEGTLEAALHPDGVPPSVFHALVESVGAHTAVMHRYTALKKRVLKLDPLREHDLSAPLFADGEFSFEYDNACTMLLDAFAPLGPDYVATVRGGIEGGWIDVHENAGKRSGGYSSGSYDTAPYILLNWSGQLGDTFTLAHELGHSLHTWLAARHQPYVYGDYPIFTAEVASTFNELLTMDHLLRTTTDPRRRLYLLDYHLSQINNTVFRQTMFAEFELRIHQLGEQGETLTAQSLNALYLELLVKYWGPEVAFDAARSPLTWSRIPHFFYNFYVYQYATAYSAAVALSRKVLRGGPDDREQYLDILRSGCSRYPVETVRLGGVDLASPGPMQDVITLFGELVDQVESLLES